The nucleotide sequence TCCCAAGCAAAGCAACGAACATACCAGGTCGGAAATATTTTTTCAAAAGAGATAAATCACTTTCCAGACCAGCTAAAAACATTAATAAGATCACACCAATCTCCGAAAAGTCATGGACTAGAATATCAGGTTTGACCCAATTCAATCCAGCTTGGCCTAGCAAAACACCAACAAGTAATTGTCCAATCACTGCTGGGATACCTAATCTCCGCGAGATATGTGAGCCAATCGTTGTTGAAATCAATATCAGGCATAAAATACCAATAAATTCCATTCTCATCATTCCTTTGTATAAAATATAGCCCGAACTTAGCATAACATACATTATTGAAAAAATAGGAAAATATACTCACAAAAAAACCAACAATCCAAAAGATTTTTTTGGATTGTTGGTTTTTATACGGTCTATTTTAATAACTAAAAATGATTAACGTATAGTCATTTTTCTTATTCTGATGAAATTGATAATCTCCTGGATGCCCATGAAAATCAAAATAAAGCCGAATATTTGGAATAGAAGCATCAAACTTTTGAATGGATTGAACAATAAGACGAATCCGCCAATCAACAACAGAATACTACTATAAACACTCCAACTTTTAGCTTTTGTATTCATGCTGAAGAACAACTGGAACAAGCTGTTGATGATAACAGCTAATCCAAGAAGAATCGGCAGGATAGAAACGATTGCAGGTGCAAAAGCATAGACGATCAGAGCTAAGATCAGGAAAAAAAGACCACTGAACAGACCGATACTCCAAGAACCTGTTTTCCTTTTAAAACGGTAAGCCTCAAAAAGATTCAACAACCCAAGCAAAACAAGATAGGCGGTGATCAGATAACCGATAAAATGAAAAACAGCAGAAGGGTTTAGCACAATCGCAATCCCAGAAATAATATAAACAGCAGCTCTTAATAAGGCGTATTTTTGAATATTTTGTTTAATCGTCTCAAACATATAAGAAAACCTCCTTTGACTTATTTTAACGTGAACTAGTCATTTTACCAAATTAAATGTTACAAAATGAGCGAAGGAGAAGAATATCTCTGGAAAAATCAACTTCTGAGGATCTTTTCCATTTTTTTGCCTTTTGCTAGCTCATCGATCATTTTATCTAAATAACGAATTTCTTTCATCAAGTTATCCTCGATGTCTTCTACTCGTACACCACAAACAACACCTGTAATCAAGGAACGTGAAGGATTGGGGACAGGGGCTTCCGCAAAAAATTGTTCGAAAGTCACTTGTTTTTGTAGTTGATATTCTAGTTCTGTTTGGGAATAACCCGTCAGCCAACAAATGATTTCATCTACTTCCTCTTTTATACGATCTTTTCTCTCCGCTTTTGCTACATACATAGGATAAACGCTTGCAAAACTTGTCGTAAAAATACGATTTTGCGCCATAATCAGTCACCTTTCTTTTTTTCAAATTATTTACTACTTATAGTATATAAGAAAAAGAGAAGAAAAAGCGATTATTCAAAAAAACAAAAAGGATTGTGACAAAATTCTTGTCACCATCCTTTTTTCCGCTCTCTGACTTTTTACAATCTTCATAGCTCAAGTGCGCATCAGATAATCGAATGCTCCTAAAGCTGCAGTAGCTCCTGAACCCATTGAAACAATGATTTGTTTGTATGGACTATCTGTACAATCACCAGCTGCGAAAACGCCGGGGATATTCGTTGCGCCATTTTTCTCGGTCACTATTTCATTTCTTGGATTCATTTCGATCGTTCCATCTAGCCAATCCGTATTAGGGAGTAAGCCGACTAGAATGAATACTCCTGAAACAGCTAGTGTATGCATCTCCATCGTACGGCGATCGATATAGGAGAGAGATTCTACCTGATTCGTACCGCTGATTTCTTTCGTCGCTGCATGTTTGATAACAGTGACATTCGCAAGAGAGACTAGTTTATCCTGTAAGATTTGATCTGCTTTTAATTCTGGTAAGAATTCTAGAACATATACATGTTTTGCTAACCCAGCCAAATCGATTGCTGCTTCAACACCAGAATTACCACCACCGATAACAGCAATCTCTTTTCCTTTAAATAAAGGGCCGTCACAGTGTGGGCAATAAGCAATTCCTTTATTTTTAAACTCTTTTTCGCCTGGTACATTGATAGAACGCCAGTGCGCACCTGTCGCGATGATGGCGGTTTTTGCTTTAAGTGATATACCGTTAGCTAAGCCAATATTAATAAAATGTTGCTCTTTATTTAAGGAAACGGCCTGTTGATTCATCATAATGTCGATAGGGTAACTACGCACATGACTTTCTACTTGCTGCATCAATTTTGGACCTTCTGTGTAAGAGGTACCAATCATATTTTCAATCCCTAGTGTTTCAACGACTTGTCCGCCGAAAGAATCAGCGACAAGTCCTGTACGGATTCCTTTACGTGCTGCATAGATAGCTGCACTACTAGCTGCTGGTCCACCGCCAATCACTAATACATCATAAGGTTCTTTTTCAAACAACTCTTCTTCAATCAAAGGGCCAGTGATTTTTTCAACAATTTGTTCGATCGTCATGCGTCCGCTACTAAATTCTTCTCCATTTAAAAACACAGTTGGCACTGCCATGATTTTTTTATCATCGATTTCTTTTTGGAACATCCCACCTTCAATCATCGTATGAGTAATATTTGGATTTAATACAGCTAATATATTCAATGCCTGTACAACGTCGGGGCAATTATGACAAGTCAAGCTAACATAACTGTCAAAATGCAATGTTTGTGTTATTTTTTTGATTTTAAGACTCAAAGATTCACTGATTTTCGGTGCCCGTCCACTAATTTGTAACATAGCCAGTAAAAAAGAGGAAAATTCATGACCGAGGGGGATACCAGCAAAAACGATTCCACTTTCTTTGCCAACTGGATTGATAGAAAAACTAGGTGTGCGCATCGAATCTCTTTTTTCCCAAGAGATTTTAGGAGACATTTCTGCTATTTCCTTCGTAAATTCAGCTAGTTTTTGACTATTTTCACTATTATCCAAACTAACAGAAAAAACAATAGGAGATTCAATCAGTGCTAAATATTGTTCGAGATTTTGTTTAGTTTCTTTGTCTAACATATCCACCACCTAAATCTTTCCAACAAGATCAAAACTTGGTTTCAATGTTTCGCCACTTTCTTTCCATTTTGCCGGACAAACTTCACCTGGGTGGGTACGTACATATTGAGCAGCGCGAATCTTATCAATCAGTGCACTAGCGTCACGACCGATTCCATCTGCATTGATTTCCATAGCTTGAACGATTCCGTCTGGATCAATAATAAATGTTCCTCGCTGAGCTAATCCTTGCTCTTCATCCAAAACATCAAAAATACGAGAAATCTGATGAGACGGATCACCGATCATCACGTATTCGATTTTACCGATAGCATCTGATGTATCATGCCATGCTTTGTGAGTAAAGTGGGTATCGGTAGAGCAAGAAAAGACTTCAACACCTAAAGATTTCAATGTACTGTATTGTTCTTGTAAGTCTTCTAATTCAGTAGGACAAACAAAAGTAAAATCAGCTGGATAGAAGCAAAGAATACTCCAGTTCCCCATAAGATCTTTTTCACTGACTTCTAAAAATTCTCCTTGATGATAAGCATGTGCATTAAATTCTTCGATTTTTTTCCCAATCAATGACATAGTAAAACCTCCAATAATAATTATTTATTTATAATTATTGTAATTTAGTTGGAGTTGCAAAGTCAATGGATATTTTGTTATTTAATAAAGATTAC is from Enterococcus faecium and encodes:
- a CDS encoding DUF2200 domain-containing protein; this encodes MAQNRIFTTSFASVYPMYVAKAERKDRIKEEVDEIICWLTGYSQTELEYQLQKQVTFEQFFAEAPVPNPSRSLITGVVCGVRVEDIEDNLMKEIRYLDKMIDELAKGKKMEKILRS
- a CDS encoding HdeD family acid-resistance protein; protein product: MFETIKQNIQKYALLRAAVYIISGIAIVLNPSAVFHFIGYLITAYLVLLGLLNLFEAYRFKRKTGSWSIGLFSGLFFLILALIVYAFAPAIVSILPILLGLAVIINSLFQLFFSMNTKAKSWSVYSSILLLIGGFVLLFNPFKSLMLLFQIFGFILIFMGIQEIINFIRIRKMTIR
- the ahpC gene encoding alkyl hydroperoxide reductase subunit C, with the protein product MSLIGKKIEEFNAHAYHQGEFLEVSEKDLMGNWSILCFYPADFTFVCPTELEDLQEQYSTLKSLGVEVFSCSTDTHFTHKAWHDTSDAIGKIEYVMIGDPSHQISRIFDVLDEEQGLAQRGTFIIDPDGIVQAMEINADGIGRDASALIDKIRAAQYVRTHPGEVCPAKWKESGETLKPSFDLVGKI
- the ahpF gene encoding alkyl hydroperoxide reductase subunit F, whose translation is MLDKETKQNLEQYLALIESPIVFSVSLDNSENSQKLAEFTKEIAEMSPKISWEKRDSMRTPSFSINPVGKESGIVFAGIPLGHEFSSFLLAMLQISGRAPKISESLSLKIKKITQTLHFDSYVSLTCHNCPDVVQALNILAVLNPNITHTMIEGGMFQKEIDDKKIMAVPTVFLNGEEFSSGRMTIEQIVEKITGPLIEEELFEKEPYDVLVIGGGPAASSAAIYAARKGIRTGLVADSFGGQVVETLGIENMIGTSYTEGPKLMQQVESHVRSYPIDIMMNQQAVSLNKEQHFINIGLANGISLKAKTAIIATGAHWRSINVPGEKEFKNKGIAYCPHCDGPLFKGKEIAVIGGGNSGVEAAIDLAGLAKHVYVLEFLPELKADQILQDKLVSLANVTVIKHAATKEISGTNQVESLSYIDRRTMEMHTLAVSGVFILVGLLPNTDWLDGTIEMNPRNEIVTEKNGATNIPGVFAAGDCTDSPYKQIIVSMGSGATAALGAFDYLMRT